The Solanum lycopersicum chromosome 9, SLM_r2.1 genome window below encodes:
- the LOC101246762 gene encoding pentatricopeptide repeat-containing protein At1g04840: protein MCLFLSLVVNLFIFFFAINLNNLDLFKMKVIDKLKFPKESLKIINPTPHYENFNESHFISLIHSSRNILQLQQIHGQIIRKNFSSNSRIVTQLISSASLHKSINYGLSIFSCFLDKNVFLFNVLIRGLKENSLFEKSILYFRKMVKMGVRPDKLTYPFVLKSVTALGDKRVGGVVHCGILKMGLEYDTFVRVCLVEMYVKAELVDFALQLFDESSERNKVESVILWNVVINGCCKIGRVSKALALFEEMPERNVGSWNTLISGLLRNGEVDKAMELFDEMTNEKNVVSWTCMIHGLMLNELHQKALDLFFKMVEEGVKPNGLTVVSALSACAKTGALEAGKKIHDNIVNNGLHLNAAVGNALLDMYAKCGYIESASLVFSGLKEKDIRTWSIMIWGWAIHGHVDKALRCFEQMRLTGIKPDGVSVLAVLTGCSHAGRVDQGLQIFDGMQRQFSIEPTMKHYAAVVDLLGRAGRFDEALKFIASMPLEPDYVIWGALFSACRAHKNIEMAKVASEKLLQLEPKHAGGYVFLSNVYAGAGRWDDVERVRSSMKNKNVEKDPGWSSMEVAGQLHTFVAGDSAHTRKQEIYLKLEEIITGAKQQGYMPETEWVLHNIDEEEKEGALGSHSEKLALAFGLISTGPGVIIMIVKNLRVCGDCHSLMKYVSRMSQRVIVLRDIKRFHHFKDGVCSCKDYW from the exons atgtgtttgtttctTTCATTAGTAGTGaatcttttcatctttttctttgCTATAAACCTAAACAATCTTGATTTGTTCAAAATGAAAGTGATTGACAAGCTCAAATTTCCAAAAGAATCTCTCAAAATCATCAATCCTACACCCCATTATGAGAATTTCAATGAATCCCATTTCATATCTCTAATCCATAGTTCCAGAAACATTCTTCAGCTTCAACAAATCCATGGCCAAATCATTCGAAAAAACTTTTCATCCAATAGTAGAATTGTTACTCAGTTGATATCTTCAGCTTCTTTACACAAATCCATTAACTATGGTTTGTCAATTTTTAGTTGTTTTCTTGATAAAAATGTGTTCTTGTTCAATGTTTTGATTAGAGGGTTAAAGGAGAACTCTTTATTTGAGAAGTCCATTTTGTATTTTAGGAAAATGGTTAAAATGGGTGTTAGACCTGATAAGCTTACGTATCCGTTTGTGTTGAAATCAGTGACGGCATTAGGTGATAAGCGAGTTGGTGGGGTTGTTCATTGCGGGATTTTGAAGATGGGTTTGGAGTATGATACGTTTGTGAGGGTTTGTTTGGTTGAAATGTATGTTAAAGCTGAGTTGGTTGATTTTGCATTGCAACTGTTTGATGAAAGTTCTGAGAGAAATAAAGTTGAGAGTGTGATTTTGTGGAATGTTGTGATTAATGGGTGTTGTAAGATTGGACGGGTGAGTAAGGCGTTGGCGTTGTTTGAGGAAATGCCTGAGAGGAATGTGGGTTCTTGGAATACTTTGATTAGTGGGTTGTTGAGGAATGGGGAGGTGGATAAAGCAATGGAGCTTTTTGATGAGATGACGAATGAAAAGAATGTTGTTTCTTGGACTTGTATGATTCATGGGTTAATGCTTAATGAATTGCACCAAAAGGCTCTGGATTTGTTTTTTAAGATGGTGGAAGAAGGTGTGAAGCCGAATGGTTTAACTGTTGTATCTGCTCTTTCTGCTTGTGCGAAAACTGGGGCACTAGAGGCAGGGAAAAAGATTCATGATAATATTGTGAACAATGGGCTCCATTTGAATGCAGCAGTTGGTAATGCTTTGCTTGATATGTATGCAAAATGCGGTTATATTGAGTCTGCAAGCCTGGTTTTTAGTGGATTGAAGGAGAAGGATATCCGTACGTGGAGTATTATGATATGGGGTTGGGCAATTCATGGACATGTAGATAAAGCTCTTAGGTGTTTTGAACAGATGAGATTGACTG GAATCAAACCTGATGGAGTTTCTGTCCTTGCTGTTTTAACCGGATGTTCTCATGCTGGACGGGTGGATCAGGGCCTTCAAATCTTTGATGGCATGCAGCGTCAGTTCTCAATTGAGCCCACTATGAAACATTATGCTGCAGTAGTAGATCTACTTGGCAGGGCTGGCCGATTTGATGAGGCCTTGAAATTTATTGCAAGTATGCCCTTGGAGCCAGATTACGTTATTTGGGGTGCACTTTTTTCTGCTTGCAGAGCTCACAAGAACATTGAAATGGCAAAAGTTGCATCCGAGAAGCTCCTACAGCTTGAGCCAAAGCATGCTGGGGGCTATGTGTTTCTGTCTAATGTTTATGCAGGAGCAGGGAGATGGGATGACGTAGAAAGAGTTAGAAGTTCAATGAAgaacaaaaatgttgaaaaGGATCCTGGATGGAGCTCAATGGAGGTGGCTGGTCAATTGCATACATTTGTTGCTGGTGATAGTGCTCATACACGTAAGCAGGAAATATACTTGAAATTGGAGGAAATCATTACTGGAGCTAAACAACAAGGTTACATGCCTGAAACTGAGTGGGTGCTTCATAACATTGATGAGGAAGAGAAGGAGGGAGCATTGGGAAGTCATAGTGAAAAGTTAGCACTTGCTTTTGGGCTCATTAGTACTGGTCCTGGTGTGATCATTATGATTGTGAAGAACCTTAGAGTGTGTGGGGACTGCCATTCTCTAATGAAGTATGTCAGCAGGATGAGTCAAAGGGTGATTGTGTTAAGAGATATAAAGAGATTCCACCATT